The following proteins are co-located in the Paludibaculum fermentans genome:
- a CDS encoding class I SAM-dependent methyltransferase has protein sequence MEDNHRPNYGLDAPRAVRNLFIVAALGILSLITRLLGVWSRHDLIAVIARPLIGAGLSCGAMGLWMVYDSKIGKVREREDYLDKIVWRGDERVLDVGCGLGLFLIGAAKRLKTGRAVGIDLWQAEDLSGNTPAGTLNNATIEGVADKVEVHTGDARKLPFDDASFNVVLSSMALHNIYNAGERQTAAREIARVLKSGGRVLILDVRHINQYAATLRDAGLDARCVQGIGAYLLTVISFGSIRWGYVIGSKS, from the coding sequence ATGGAAGATAATCACCGACCAAACTACGGCCTGGACGCGCCCCGCGCCGTGCGCAATCTGTTCATCGTCGCTGCGCTGGGCATCCTCTCACTGATCACGAGGCTGCTGGGTGTGTGGTCAAGGCATGACCTCATCGCGGTGATCGCGCGCCCACTGATCGGGGCCGGCCTGAGCTGCGGAGCGATGGGCTTGTGGATGGTTTACGACAGCAAGATCGGCAAGGTGCGCGAGCGCGAAGATTATCTCGACAAGATTGTCTGGCGGGGTGATGAGCGCGTGCTGGATGTGGGATGTGGTCTGGGATTGTTTCTCATCGGCGCGGCCAAGCGTCTTAAGACCGGCCGCGCGGTCGGGATCGACTTGTGGCAGGCCGAGGATCTCAGCGGGAACACGCCGGCCGGCACGCTCAACAACGCAACGATCGAAGGCGTGGCCGACAAGGTTGAAGTGCACACGGGTGATGCGCGCAAGTTGCCGTTCGACGACGCGAGCTTCAACGTCGTCCTCTCGAGCATGGCGTTGCACAACATCTATAACGCCGGCGAGCGGCAAACCGCCGCGCGCGAGATCGCGCGGGTGCTCAAGTCCGGCGGGCGTGTGCTGATCCTGGACGTGCGCCACATCAACCAATACGCCGCCACCCTGCGCGATGCCGGCCTCGATGCGCGGTGCGTCCAGGGAATCGGCGCATACCTGCTGACCGTGATCAGTTTTGGATCGATTCGCTGGGGATACGTTATCGGCAGCAAGTCGTGA
- a CDS encoding DUF1801 domain-containing protein, translated as MPARKADSTAKPTVRKPAKQTATQAKAPATLPETMVTGKASPAKAADGDKPVFAYIASLPQPQRGIAEEVDALAVKTLPGLQRSVKWGMSYYGVGDGWCFCCGGFANHVKLMFVNGVTLTPVPPVTPVAMGKATRGVELESLDDLDERQIAEWMKQITAAPGVGGKKR; from the coding sequence ATGCCAGCCCGCAAGGCAGACAGTACAGCCAAGCCCACAGTCCGCAAACCGGCCAAGCAGACGGCGACACAAGCCAAAGCACCCGCGACGCTCCCGGAAACCATGGTCACCGGCAAAGCAAGCCCCGCGAAGGCAGCGGACGGCGACAAGCCGGTCTTTGCCTACATCGCCAGCTTGCCGCAACCGCAGCGCGGCATCGCCGAAGAAGTCGATGCCCTGGCGGTCAAGACGCTGCCAGGCCTGCAACGCTCTGTGAAGTGGGGCATGTCGTACTACGGTGTCGGCGATGGCTGGTGCTTTTGTTGCGGTGGCTTCGCCAATCACGTCAAGCTCATGTTCGTGAACGGCGTCACCCTCACGCCGGTACCGCCAGTAACGCCGGTGGCCATGGGCAAGGCCACACGCGGCGTGGAACTCGAATCCCTGGACGACCTCGACGAACGCCAGATCGCGGAGTGGATGAAGCAAATCACGGCCGCGCCCGGTGTCGGGGGGAAGAAGCGATAG